The Hippoglossus stenolepis isolate QCI-W04-F060 chromosome 3, HSTE1.2, whole genome shotgun sequence genomic sequence ggtctcgtccatccctttccattcgtcaccgtattttcgacgaccctcccgattcgtcatctccaggatgatgttctctaccgtcggtgtgatgaacaggtggaacgtcgaggctaggtcaccggtgcgggacgtcgcgtggatcgtggggccccgggaccccgctttgagccgcagcagaggaggaggaagaggaggaggaggaggaggaggaggaggagcagtggccctcctctcggccgtacgccctcgaggaccatgttatttccccgtttcttgagggaaggtctctctttccacgagtccggtggtggtggtgtcgccgtggtcttgtccttcttcttcttcttcttccaaggatgaagaatctgcagaagcatcacccactgggtcgtagtcttcgcCACCGTCGTCGTTCTCGTAGTCACCGCCGTCGTCTTCTTCGCTATCGCCgttgtctccgtctccgtctccgtcctctctgtctgcttctcggtctggctctttcgcgtcctcttcgggttcagaggatggttgctgggagaatagctgttggagaacctgttctctggtgaaacgctcctgacgcgacatcgtgccatggtccgtgagagagtggcacactgagacttatatgtgggtctaatgtaccccccccttgatttcaattggaatcaggtgtgggtctaaatgaccccacagagcaccacagcgccctctctgggtctaaatgacccctcccatgacaatcgagaatgacaatccattggtctcaattaccccaggagagttggataatgacaatccttgggtcaccctaacccgaaccctgaccggccagggcttgtgtatgatcacacgcacgcactcatgcacgcacacacacacacacacagacacacacacactctgggtcaattcgacccaggaacaacacaagggatAAATACTAAAGTAGTTAAATATAAAAGCCacattctagagtaaagaaaacaacaattcgtacaaattatatgaaaaacaggagtgaaaacatctctagtATCAtcagggcccgagcaccgaacagagggagacagtgagacagtgaattgtaaggattattattatttttcaggcaaatgaattggcttcttgagggctttaacatgctccaatcgttaccaaagtttgcagaaaattagaaagtggtgaaaatgtgcgtattctggagtaatttgaaatgggcgtggcaaaatggctcaacagcgccatctaaggaaaagcccctcagttagctttcaccgatcttcacaaagaTCGGGacacacgtgtatcatgaccagacgcacaaaaaagtctggatgtgcattgtgaaaaacacaacaggaagcccgccattttggatttagtggccatttttatgtggccattttgaccattttagacatttttactttgacatacTCCTtttagggctttcatcagatcaacttcaaattcgattagtgtcatctcaacaagatggagatataaactttcaataatcacattcatttcGTATGATTTTTTTCTACGATACCTGAAATAATAGCTCGATAACTTCACACATTAGTATTAAAAAGACAGCATCACTCAtcaagtcaatcaatcaaagtttaTTTGCATTGCTCAAATTCACAAATGTGATTTCTCTCTGTGGGGTTTACAAATCTTTCTTAAAGGGTGCTTACAAAGTGTTTCAACGTGCACTGTGCGTGTGAAGACAAGTGTCTCTAACATCCGTCTTGTATGATGTGAAGGCAGCAGAATCCTCACTCCTCCTGCAGTCTGTGCTCACTTTAAGGGTCAGGATGAAAAGCCTGGACATCTGAGAGAAGTCTGGAGTTGAATTGACCCGTGCAGTTCAGTTGGTTTGGGCCTTGAAGACTCCCTCTGGAGGTATTCCAGGCACATTTAGCTGAAACCCTgcagaacacagcagagggGTTTTATATCCCACCTGACGCTGGACAACCTGGAGATACGCTGCGATAACagcagataagataagatggcTGTGGAGAGGAATGTCTGTTGTTGATCCagactggatttattctttatttcagcttcttcacacattgGGATTTTTATTGccttataaatatataagagatttaaatgtatatagacATGTATAAGAAACAcatgtgatgagagctgcaggacaaacccTCAGGGACTCGATCAGGACACTCTCCAATGGAACTGCTGGTTCAGATcaggaaaatcaaaaagaacagaaacctacgcagcagcagatcaatatgcccgttcactaaatatgtaaatacaacgaGGACGAGTGGATTCACACTTTACAGAGATGAGccgtgataaaaacaaaccaggttccacatttacaatgtgaccaaacatcccataacactGATGCTCTGTAAATCCAACCAGAGTGCAGTTggtctgttggacatgttgacgctctgagttcattgatcacttcatcagtaaagtctgttcagtgactcttgttcagtgatttcatggacacacaatcagtttgtttcacctccgtctcacatgtggaaaagaaaagaacaaagaatcagctcattgatgaggatcaggatcaatacaggttctaaaacatcacacaacctgatttctactttgatttagaaaacaacagcaacattagttctttcaaacacattcatgtcagtgtaattatagatttctgtctttacaaagtgagaactaaatatgtgtgataaaggaaggtcagtgtttgattgacagctgatctctgtgcggagcagaaacgtcaccacgacgaactttgatcaacaaacatggagacaaaagaagttaaagatttacacacagaatctaaatcactgcttttaatgactcgagtctatttgagtttacagaactcagctgtgtctccatCATAATAAATCccaactccagcatagagaggctgagtgaatgtggtctggactctgtggaggagagtcatggtgtcagagacgctgtagaaggacagaacacctgcactgtgatccaggtacactcctactctggaggacacaggacctgacactggagtgttgatgctgttgtaataaaagtcaTAACTGTTTCCATAACAAgataatgaccaagatttattatttaatccaAATCCACATTCATCTGAGCCTCCTGCTCttctgatattcttgtatgtgactgctacaccaactcttcctcctctcctcatcttcacctcccagtaacaacgtccagtcagtctctctctactcaggacctgaggccaaccagtgaatctgtctgggtgattagaataaTACTGTTCTTCACTCATTactgttacttttctgtttccctcagataataacagatcttcgtttactgtgtttggatccagtgtgattttctgtgaatatcttaagaagtcagctctggtctctggctctggttgtggcagtaaaacatccacttgagacacaatctgtaaaatctctgtctctgtctcactcagaatgtcctgtagtcgacctctgacctgggacacagctgctgtcacgtcctcaaaggtcctcagaggacggatcctgatgctggatgagtgtgtagattcactgagtggtgacagtgaggggtagttgtgtagaaactggttgtgatcctctgtgtctgagagctgcttcagttcatggtctttcctcttcagctcagtgatctcctgctccagtctctcctgaagctctctgactcgactcacttcagtttcctgctgggatctgatctgctgataaacatcagagcttctttcctccagcagacggatcagctcagtgaagatcttctcactgtccttcactgctttatcagcagagccactgacggcctcctcctccagtggaagcagcttcacatctttctctgtgtcctggactctctgctggattgtttgtctcctcagcccgagctctctctgcctctcagtccattctgctgcagctgacactgtgtcgtggtctttatgttcctccacagagcagagataacagatacactgctgatcagtgcggcagaacatcttcatcacctcgtcgtgacgagagcagatgttctcctggagcttctccgagggctccaccagcttgtgcttcttcaatggagctgactgaagatgaggctggaggtgtttttcacaataagaggccaaacaaaccaaacaggacttgagagctttcagttttctcccagtgcagacatcacaggccacatcttcaggtccagcatagcagtgatcagcaggagcagcttggagtccagtcttcttcagctcctccactaaatca encodes the following:
- the LOC124851567 gene encoding tripartite motif-containing protein 16-like, translated to MAQQRPLERTEMAQQENQLDREMFCCSICLDLLKDPVTTGCGHSYCMSCINTHWDKEEERGSYSCPQCRQTFTPRPVLGKNTMLADLVEELKKTGLQAAPADHCYAGPEDVACDVCTGRKLKALKSCLVCLASYCEKHLQPHLQSAPLKKHKLVEPSEKLQENICSRHDEVMKMFCRTDQQCICYLCSVEEHKDHDTVSAAAEWTERQRELGLRRQTIQQRVQDTEKDVKLLPLEEEAVSGSADKAVKDSEKIFTELIRLLEERSSDVYQQIRSQQETEVSRVRELQERLEQEITELKRKDHELKQLSDTEDHNQFLHNYPSLSPLSESTHSSSIRIRPLRTFEDVTAAVSQVRGRLQDILSETETEILQIVSQVDVLLPQPEPETRADFLRYSQKITLDPNTVNEDLLLSEGNRKVTVMSEEQYYSNHPDRFTGWPQVLSRERLTGRCYWEVKMRRGGRVGVAVTYKNIRRAGGSDECGFGLNNKSWSLSCYGNSYDFYYNSINTPVSGPVSSRVGVYLDHSAGVLSFYSVSDTMTLLHRVQTTFTQPLYAGVGIYYDGDTAEFCKLK